A genome region from Colwellia sp. Arc7-D includes the following:
- a CDS encoding VTT domain-containing protein has product MIKNKSTFKLALLTTVASLLLAITLATIFFGDYGVSIQLYLNALIPKTLTGALTFILLLTPALAIGLPRQIAALSAGFLFGAGFGVLLATISAIVGCLITLLLARKLLSNLVEQQYPEPLAKVSYFFSHHTFIKALIIRLVPAGSNFLTNVLAGTARTPISPFIFGSAVGFIPQMTIFSLMGAGLQVNGQQQMMLSLVLLVMALLLSGYLYRKNIKRLPLI; this is encoded by the coding sequence GTGATTAAAAATAAATCTACCTTCAAGTTAGCCTTACTAACAACGGTTGCTTCTTTATTGCTAGCCATTACCTTAGCAACAATATTTTTCGGTGATTATGGTGTTTCTATTCAGCTGTATTTAAATGCGCTAATACCAAAAACCTTAACAGGCGCGTTAACTTTTATCTTATTACTGACACCTGCTTTAGCTATTGGTTTGCCACGTCAAATTGCCGCATTAAGTGCAGGCTTTTTATTTGGTGCTGGCTTTGGCGTATTGCTAGCGACAATTTCTGCCATAGTCGGTTGCTTAATAACATTGCTATTAGCGCGTAAATTATTAAGTAATTTGGTTGAGCAACAGTACCCAGAGCCTTTAGCAAAAGTCAGTTATTTTTTTAGTCATCACACCTTTATTAAAGCGCTGATTATTCGATTGGTACCAGCAGGGTCAAACTTCTTAACGAATGTGTTGGCAGGAACGGCAAGAACACCTATATCACCTTTCATTTTCGGTTCAGCAGTAGGATTTATTCCACAAATGACAATATTTTCATTAATGGGCGCAGGCTTGCAGGTTAATGGTCAGCAGCAAATGATGCTCAGCTTGGTATTACTCGTTATGGCATTATTACTCAGCGGCTATCTTTATAGAAAAAATATCAAGCGTCTACCTTTGATATAA
- a CDS encoding DsbA family protein: protein MKKLVSLFALMLLPVFAFAANYTEGEHYTKVNEEVTAKSEVREFFSFYCPHCFQFEPFMAKLKTAIPADTKFEMNHVDFLRAASPKVQQMLTKAVVVAHQMGVEKKVIGAMFNYIHVQKAVFTSEKDIRNVFVLNGADGEKFDKLMKSFGVVSKAKAMKKQQDYFASKGALKGVPAVIVNGKYRVDAQGLDRNNFEQDYINLVNHLLTLK, encoded by the coding sequence ATGAAAAAGTTAGTGAGCTTATTCGCTTTAATGTTATTACCAGTATTCGCATTCGCAGCAAACTATACTGAAGGCGAGCATTACACTAAGGTTAATGAAGAAGTTACCGCGAAGTCAGAAGTACGAGAGTTTTTCTCATTTTATTGTCCTCATTGTTTTCAATTTGAACCGTTTATGGCTAAGTTAAAAACAGCTATACCTGCAGATACTAAGTTCGAAATGAACCATGTTGACTTCTTACGTGCTGCTTCACCTAAAGTGCAACAAATGTTGACTAAAGCGGTTGTTGTTGCTCATCAAATGGGTGTAGAGAAAAAAGTTATTGGTGCAATGTTCAACTATATTCATGTGCAAAAAGCCGTATTTACTTCAGAAAAAGATATTCGCAATGTTTTCGTACTTAATGGTGCAGACGGCGAAAAATTCGATAAGTTAATGAAGAGCTTTGGTGTAGTAAGTAAAGCCAAAGCAATGAAAAAGCAGCAAGACTATTTTGCTAGTAAGGGTGCTTTGAAAGGTGTACCAGCAGTTATTGTTAACGGTAAGTACCGTGTTGATGCTCAAGGCCTTGACCGAAATAACTTTGAGCAAGATTACATCAATCTTGTAAATCACTTATTAACGTTAAAGTAA
- a CDS encoding serine/threonine protein kinase, whose amino-acid sequence MSVFDFTSLSPDLILDGLESTGLIVDSGLLALNSYENRVYQFHDIDKTKYVTKFYRPQRWSEAEIREEHEFSFELDENELPLVAPMKIDGESLFSYEGYHFAIFPCRGGRIFEVDNLDQLEWMGRFLGRIHAVAAKKPFTKRPTFNSEEMLQQAQLLIEKSNFVPSGLTLPFFTILEQVIKVASEQYQPKSQIRLHGDCHAGNILWTDKGPHFVDLDDCRMGPAVQDIWMMLSGDRQQQLLQLDTILSGYDEFHSFETNQLPLIESLRTMRVVNYMAWLCKRWQDPAFPHNFPWFNTEKYWEQQILMLKEQMSALQQPPLSLLPY is encoded by the coding sequence ATGTCAGTATTTGATTTCACGTCGCTATCACCTGATTTAATTCTTGATGGCCTAGAAAGTACTGGCTTAATTGTCGATAGCGGATTGCTGGCATTAAACAGTTATGAAAACCGTGTTTATCAATTTCATGATATTGATAAAACTAAATATGTGACTAAGTTCTACAGGCCGCAGCGGTGGAGTGAGGCTGAAATTAGAGAGGAGCATGAGTTTTCTTTTGAGTTAGATGAAAATGAATTACCTTTAGTGGCGCCAATGAAAATTGATGGTGAGTCTTTGTTTTCATATGAGGGTTATCATTTTGCTATCTTTCCATGTCGTGGAGGGCGTATTTTTGAGGTCGATAATTTAGACCAATTAGAATGGATGGGCCGATTTTTAGGACGCATTCATGCGGTTGCCGCTAAAAAGCCCTTTACTAAAAGACCAACATTTAACAGTGAAGAAATGTTGCAGCAAGCACAGTTGCTGATAGAGAAATCTAACTTTGTTCCTTCAGGATTAACATTACCGTTCTTTACGATTTTAGAACAAGTGATCAAAGTTGCAAGTGAACAATACCAACCTAAATCACAGATTCGCCTGCACGGTGATTGTCATGCCGGTAATATATTATGGACAGATAAAGGCCCGCACTTTGTCGACTTAGATGATTGTCGTATGGGGCCTGCAGTACAAGATATTTGGATGATGCTCAGTGGTGATCGACAACAGCAGTTATTGCAGTTAGATACTATATTGTCTGGCTACGATGAATTTCATAGCTTTGAGACCAATCAATTGCCTTTAATTGAATCATTGCGTACTATGCGAGTAGTTAATTATATGGCATGGCTATGTAAACGCTGGCAAGACCCTGCTTTTCCTCATAATTTTCCGTGGTTTAATACTGAGAAATATTGGGAACAACAAATTTTGATGCTTAAAGAGCAAATGTCAGCACTGCAACAGCCTCCGTTAAGCTTACTCCCTTATTAG
- the ccoG gene encoding cytochrome c oxidase accessory protein CcoG, whose amino-acid sequence MKAKDKNIHVSQQIPIKNVQIHQPAKHENYAPRDQIYVRKVKGVFQQLRKKMNFFFLALFAVLPWLQYDGHQAILFDISEQRFTLWSVTLWPQDLTLLAWLFILSAFLLFFVTTFLGRVWCGYLCPQTVWTFIFIWFEEKIEGTANQRKKLDSQAMNVNKFWRKAFKHFCWGFFSILTALTFAGYFAPMREVFVDFFTFNASFALAATVWFFAFCTYGNAGWMREIMCLHMCPYARFQSAMFDKDTLTVSYDAKRGENRGPRTRKDVPKDVGLGDCIDCNLCVQVCPTGIDIRNGLQYECINCGACVDACDDVMERMRYDKGLIRYTTEHELEGKKVHLIRGKLIGYALVLIVMTSLLVIEMVNRVPVSLDIIRDRNELAKENFNGDIENVYTLKILNKSQKDNRYRLSVKGINNTKWHGEQEVIVKAAKVYTLPISLSVDPYELEGYMTDISFVIELVSDTDEVKLEHESRFFNKR is encoded by the coding sequence TTGAAAGCAAAAGATAAAAACATTCACGTTAGTCAGCAAATTCCGATTAAAAATGTTCAAATTCATCAGCCCGCTAAGCACGAGAACTATGCACCTCGTGATCAAATTTATGTTCGTAAAGTAAAAGGTGTATTTCAGCAACTGCGTAAAAAGATGAATTTTTTCTTTTTAGCATTATTTGCTGTTTTACCATGGTTGCAATATGACGGACACCAAGCCATTTTATTCGATATCAGTGAACAGCGTTTTACTTTGTGGAGTGTCACATTGTGGCCTCAAGATTTAACCTTACTCGCATGGCTTTTCATTCTCAGTGCATTCCTTTTGTTTTTTGTGACGACCTTTTTAGGGCGAGTGTGGTGTGGTTACCTTTGCCCTCAAACCGTATGGACTTTTATTTTTATTTGGTTTGAAGAAAAAATTGAAGGTACCGCTAATCAGCGTAAAAAGCTTGATAGCCAAGCAATGAACGTAAATAAGTTTTGGCGTAAAGCATTTAAACACTTTTGTTGGGGCTTCTTCTCTATTTTAACGGCGCTTACCTTTGCCGGCTATTTTGCGCCAATGCGTGAAGTGTTTGTGGACTTTTTTACCTTTAATGCCTCATTTGCTTTGGCAGCAACGGTATGGTTTTTTGCATTTTGTACATACGGTAATGCGGGCTGGATGCGTGAAATTATGTGTTTGCATATGTGTCCTTATGCTCGCTTTCAGTCAGCGATGTTTGATAAAGACACGTTAACCGTTTCTTACGATGCTAAACGTGGCGAAAATCGCGGGCCACGTACCCGCAAAGATGTACCAAAAGATGTTGGTTTAGGAGATTGCATAGATTGTAATTTATGTGTTCAGGTTTGTCCTACCGGTATTGATATTCGCAACGGCTTGCAATATGAGTGTATTAACTGTGGTGCCTGCGTTGATGCCTGTGATGATGTTATGGAGCGAATGCGTTATGACAAAGGTCTAATTCGCTACACTACAGAGCATGAGCTCGAAGGGAAAAAGGTCCACCTTATTCGAGGGAAATTGATTGGTTACGCACTTGTATTGATTGTAATGACCAGCTTATTAGTGATAGAAATGGTGAACCGAGTGCCGGTATCACTCGATATTATTCGCGATAGAAACGAATTAGCTAAAGAGAACTTTAATGGTGACATTGAGAATGTTTATACTTTAAAAATTCTTAATAAATCTCAAAAAGATAATCGTTATCGCCTGTCAGTAAAAGGCATTAACAACACTAAATGGCACGGTGAACAAGAGGTGATAGTAAAGGCAGCAAAAGTGTATACGCTGCCGATTAGCCTTTCAGTAGACCCTTATGAACTTGAAGGTTATATGACAGATATAAGTTTTGTTATTGAATTAGTATCAGACACGGATGAGGTCAAGCTTGAACATGAAAGCCGCTTCTTTAATAAACGCTAA
- a CDS encoding formimidoylglutamate deiminase, whose protein sequence is MKLFAKKILLADGWANEKTLTIEQGVITDIASGYVAGAEKAKGVVIPGMVNCHSHAFQRAFAGFSEQGSEGNDSFWTWRNIMYKFLGQLTSKDVQVIANQLYIEMLKMGYTRVAEFHYLHHEIDGQNHDDLASMSQAIFDAAKVSGIGLTILPVLYRFSGFGPQAATDGQKRFINSVEQFNELVSDCFKLAQAQPNCNVGIAPHSLRAVDKSSLLAAVKHVRSLDAQAPIHIHIAEQKKEVEDCLAHYGQRPVQWLLNNADLDQYWCLIHATHIDEQERKGIIASKAIAGICPTTEANLGDGIFPTDEFLRENGTFAIGSDSHISVNPIEELRWLEYAQRLSKQQRAMLATSEQKSVGQNLWQKAAMGGAQSTNSNTGALAVGKQADLLVLDDSQLRLFAHDDVHLLDSIIFASQQNPVQDVMVNGQFVIRDTEHVQGQASGDSFARLLAKLSA, encoded by the coding sequence ATGAAACTTTTTGCTAAAAAAATATTGTTAGCCGATGGCTGGGCAAATGAAAAAACGTTGACCATTGAGCAGGGCGTTATTACTGATATTGCCTCTGGCTATGTAGCTGGCGCTGAAAAAGCAAAAGGTGTTGTTATTCCTGGAATGGTGAACTGTCACTCGCATGCTTTTCAACGCGCTTTTGCTGGCTTTAGTGAGCAAGGTAGTGAAGGTAACGACAGCTTTTGGACTTGGCGAAATATTATGTATAAATTTTTGGGGCAATTAACCTCAAAAGATGTACAAGTTATTGCAAACCAGCTCTATATTGAAATGTTAAAAATGGGCTATACCCGTGTGGCAGAGTTTCATTATCTTCATCACGAAATTGATGGACAAAACCATGACGATTTAGCGTCAATGTCACAAGCTATATTTGATGCGGCTAAAGTGTCTGGTATTGGGTTAACTATTCTCCCAGTATTGTATCGTTTTAGTGGCTTTGGACCACAAGCGGCGACTGATGGACAAAAACGTTTTATTAATAGCGTTGAGCAATTTAACGAGTTAGTGAGTGATTGTTTTAAACTTGCTCAAGCACAACCTAATTGTAACGTGGGTATTGCGCCGCATTCTTTACGGGCGGTTGATAAAAGCTCATTACTAGCGGCGGTTAAGCATGTTCGCTCGCTCGATGCACAAGCACCTATCCATATACATATTGCTGAGCAGAAAAAAGAAGTGGAAGATTGTTTGGCGCACTATGGTCAACGACCAGTGCAATGGTTACTCAACAATGCTGACCTAGATCAATATTGGTGTTTAATTCACGCAACACATATCGATGAGCAAGAACGAAAAGGAATAATAGCCTCGAAAGCTATTGCAGGTATTTGTCCGACCACAGAGGCAAACTTAGGTGATGGGATATTCCCCACCGATGAATTTTTAAGAGAAAATGGCACTTTTGCTATTGGCTCAGATAGCCATATTTCTGTGAACCCAATTGAAGAACTACGTTGGCTTGAGTATGCACAACGTTTAAGTAAGCAACAGCGCGCTATGTTGGCAACGAGCGAACAAAAGTCGGTTGGACAAAATTTATGGCAAAAAGCCGCTATGGGTGGCGCGCAAAGTACCAATAGCAATACCGGAGCATTAGCGGTTGGTAAACAGGCTGACTTGTTGGTATTAGATGATAGCCAATTACGTTTATTTGCTCACGACGATGTTCATCTACTCGACAGTATTATATTTGCTAGCCAACAAAATCCTGTGCAAGACGTGATGGTAAACGGGCAATTTGTTATTCGAGATACAGAGCATGTGCAGGGGCAAGCAAGTGGTGACAGTTTTGCGCGTTTATTAGCGAAGCTTTCAGCTTAG
- the hutG gene encoding N-formylglutamate deformylase, whose protein sequence is MSNSYTLIKGSVPLLISMPHNGEAIPKDIAEVMTEKGHEVADTDWYMDRLYAFAQKLGAYILVPKFNRYVIDLNRDPDGVDLYPGANNTELCPTTAFDLSPLYKNDCQPTPEQISERVELYWQPYHQALASTMQEIKSQFGQAVLLEAHSIRSQVPRFFQGQLPDFNFGNADGKSCSPELISTIAGLDYAPYTMVCNGRFKGGYITRAFGKPEINYHAIQLELSQFTYMNEQAMTYNETLAVQVQPKLETLVKTLIAFATTENANKSVTNS, encoded by the coding sequence ATGTCTAATAGTTACACGTTAATTAAAGGCTCTGTACCTTTGCTTATTAGCATGCCGCATAACGGTGAAGCGATACCCAAAGATATTGCTGAGGTGATGACAGAAAAAGGACATGAAGTAGCCGATACTGACTGGTACATGGATCGTTTGTACGCTTTTGCTCAAAAACTGGGGGCTTATATATTAGTTCCTAAATTTAATCGCTATGTTATTGACTTAAACCGTGATCCTGACGGAGTTGATTTATATCCAGGTGCTAACAATACAGAACTTTGTCCGACCACCGCATTTGATTTATCACCTTTATATAAGAACGATTGTCAGCCTACTCCTGAGCAAATATCCGAACGTGTTGAACTTTATTGGCAACCGTATCATCAAGCTTTAGCGTCAACAATGCAGGAAATTAAATCTCAATTTGGTCAAGCTGTATTACTTGAAGCCCATTCTATTCGTTCACAAGTGCCGAGGTTTTTTCAAGGCCAATTACCCGATTTTAATTTTGGCAATGCTGACGGTAAAAGTTGTTCACCTGAGTTGATTTCTACCATAGCAGGTTTAGATTATGCCCCTTACACTATGGTTTGTAATGGTAGATTTAAAGGGGGCTATATTACACGGGCCTTCGGTAAACCTGAGATTAATTATCACGCTATTCAATTAGAACTGTCACAATTTACCTATATGAATGAGCAAGCTATGACCTACAACGAAACACTGGCAGTGCAGGTACAACCTAAACTTGAAACGCTGGTTAAAACCCTGATAGCTTTTGCGACGACTGAAAATGCTAATAAAAGTGTAACGAACTCATAA
- a CDS encoding glutathione peroxidase, which produces MLENKEQQKVPNVTFTLRANDEWTTRTSDEIFNDKTVVVFSLPGAFTPTCSSSHLPRYNELAPTLFKNGVDEIICMSVNDTFVMNAWAEHQDADNISFIPDGNGQFTDAMGMLVDKADIGFGKRSWRYAMLVKNGIIEKMFIEPDLPGDPFEVSDADTMLKHINPSACQTSAITVFSKPTCPYCKKAKALLTEKGLTFEELEVGKDVNLTMFKAITNADTVPQVFIDGKNIGGSEALAAHFS; this is translated from the coding sequence ATGTTAGAAAATAAAGAGCAACAAAAAGTCCCTAATGTTACTTTTACATTAAGAGCAAACGACGAGTGGACAACGCGTACTAGTGATGAAATTTTTAATGATAAAACTGTTGTGGTTTTCTCATTACCTGGTGCTTTTACACCAACGTGTTCATCTTCACATTTACCACGCTACAACGAATTAGCACCAACGTTATTTAAAAATGGCGTAGATGAAATTATTTGTATGTCAGTTAACGACACATTCGTAATGAACGCATGGGCAGAGCACCAAGATGCCGACAACATTAGCTTTATTCCTGACGGCAACGGTCAATTTACTGATGCTATGGGCATGCTTGTAGACAAAGCTGACATTGGTTTTGGTAAACGCAGCTGGCGTTATGCAATGCTAGTTAAAAATGGCATTATTGAAAAAATGTTTATCGAACCTGATTTACCAGGCGACCCGTTTGAAGTATCAGACGCTGACACTATGTTAAAGCACATCAATCCTTCAGCATGTCAAACGTCTGCCATCACAGTATTTAGCAAGCCAACTTGTCCATACTGTAAAAAAGCAAAGGCATTGTTAACTGAAAAAGGTTTAACATTTGAAGAATTAGAAGTTGGCAAAGATGTTAACTTAACTATGTTTAAAGCAATTACTAACGCTGACACTGTTCCACAAGTATTTATCGATGGAAAAAACATTGGTGGCAGCGAAGCATTAGCAGCTCACTTTAGTTAA
- a CDS encoding VF530 family protein: protein MDHQPYNPLHGLTLKIIVTQLVEHFGFTYLGKEIKIRCFTDDPSINSSLKFLRKTPWAREKVEALYIQHKSKLSDENPSA from the coding sequence ATGGATCATCAACCTTACAACCCTCTACATGGGCTAACGTTAAAAATTATCGTCACACAACTCGTTGAACACTTTGGTTTTACTTACCTTGGCAAAGAAATAAAAATCCGTTGTTTTACCGATGATCCTAGTATTAACTCAAGCTTAAAATTTCTCAGAAAAACCCCTTGGGCAAGAGAAAAAGTTGAAGCACTTTATATTCAACATAAAAGTAAACTCAGCGATGAAAACCCATCCGCTTAA
- the purU gene encoding formyltetrahydrofolate deformylase: MTNTHHYILTWQCPDTSGVLAKVSQSLFQHGAFITETSQYSDPYTDTFFSRIAFDDRELTVSFEEFSQAIELLAKPLNMNYQLREKANFPNVVIAVSKDDHCLVSLLTKWKAGVLPVNIVAITSNHQDCQALAQWHNVPFHHLPVNKENKAQQEQALLDIYQQYNGDLLILARYMQILSDELCNSLRGQAINIHHSFLPSFKGAKPYHQAHKRGVKIIGATAHYVTADLDEGPIIVQEVKPINHAFTIEQMVHLGHDLEATALCHAVKMHAEQRICINKDKTVILN; the protein is encoded by the coding sequence ATGACAAACACTCATCACTACATTTTAACTTGGCAATGCCCAGATACTTCAGGTGTGCTTGCAAAAGTCAGCCAAAGTTTATTCCAGCATGGCGCATTTATTACTGAAACTAGCCAATACAGTGATCCTTATACCGATACATTTTTTTCACGTATTGCATTTGATGATCGTGAGCTAACAGTAAGTTTTGAAGAGTTCAGCCAAGCGATTGAACTGCTAGCCAAGCCTTTGAACATGAATTATCAATTGCGAGAAAAGGCCAATTTTCCTAATGTGGTCATTGCAGTTTCAAAAGATGACCATTGCTTAGTCTCATTGCTAACAAAATGGAAAGCGGGTGTATTACCGGTTAATATTGTTGCAATCACATCAAACCACCAAGATTGTCAGGCACTAGCACAATGGCACAATGTGCCGTTTCATCACTTACCGGTTAATAAAGAAAATAAGGCACAGCAAGAACAAGCCTTATTAGATATTTATCAACAATATAACGGCGACTTGCTAATACTTGCCCGCTACATGCAAATATTATCAGACGAGCTTTGTAACAGTTTACGTGGCCAAGCTATTAATATTCATCACTCTTTTTTACCAAGTTTTAAAGGCGCAAAGCCTTATCATCAAGCTCATAAACGCGGTGTTAAGATCATTGGTGCTACAGCACATTATGTTACTGCTGACCTTGACGAAGGACCGATTATTGTTCAAGAAGTAAAACCGATTAATCATGCTTTTACTATTGAGCAAATGGTACATTTAGGCCATGACCTTGAAGCCACAGCGCTATGCCACGCGGTGAAAATGCATGCCGAGCAACGCATTTGTATTAATAAAGATAAAACCGTCATTTTGAATTAG
- a CDS encoding PDZ domain-containing protein, with product MSTFVRQYDPISNFPLNPNSHLFEVLLSFKSTPSQSYTLTLPAWLPGSYMIRDFAKNITEICAVNSKDEVIELTKTDKQTWLIEASDEQVQVRYQVFAFDLSVRTAYLDSQRGFFNGSSTFLQVEELSEQPCQLSILPSTLSEHSQWRVATGLTRANGTEKYQFGQYTADNYQHLIDCPVAIGEFDSTEFTVEGVVHHLVFTSKHYGDTQQLAEDVSKLCQHHISLFGEAPFKEYWFITHLLANGFGGLEHKNSTILQAGRFDLPNPQQSSSQRSEDYRTFLSLCSHEYFHAWNVCRIKPKEFVPYNLKQESYTKQLWAFEGITSYYDDFSLFRTGIINFDEYLAIIAKNSTRVNRGVGELKQSITASSFDAWTKFYQQGPDAVNNIVSYYAKGAIIALWLDLTIRSKSNGQYSLDTLMRELWIHFGRTNIGTSEEDFINIASMLCGEDISSIFKQHLYSNKRIDLTVELANYGIELQQHKFKKLNSLETTSETNFHAYIGANYKAQPFGLMITQVLEKSPAAKAGLAVNDVLIALDEVKVTEQSIQAIVEHQPENSELTCHFFRDDQLLSSTITVIDSPLAGIAFKVVDDILVKHWQDIIPNG from the coding sequence TTGTCAACATTTGTGCGCCAATATGATCCAATATCAAATTTCCCCCTTAACCCAAATAGTCATTTATTTGAGGTATTGCTATCTTTTAAAAGTACTCCGAGCCAAAGCTATACGTTAACGTTACCCGCTTGGTTGCCCGGCAGCTATATGATCCGAGATTTTGCAAAAAATATTACCGAAATATGCGCAGTTAACAGCAAAGATGAAGTGATTGAATTAACCAAAACTGATAAACAAACTTGGTTAATAGAGGCAAGTGATGAACAGGTTCAGGTTCGTTATCAAGTGTTCGCTTTTGACCTCTCAGTACGTACCGCCTATTTAGACAGTCAACGTGGCTTTTTCAATGGCAGCTCAACATTTTTACAAGTAGAGGAATTAAGTGAGCAACCCTGTCAGCTTAGTATTTTGCCATCAACTTTATCCGAACATAGCCAGTGGCGTGTAGCAACAGGATTAACCCGAGCAAATGGCACAGAAAAATATCAATTTGGCCAATATACTGCTGATAATTACCAACACTTAATTGATTGCCCAGTAGCCATAGGTGAGTTTGATAGCACCGAATTTACCGTAGAAGGTGTTGTTCATCACTTAGTATTTACCAGCAAGCATTATGGTGATACCCAACAACTAGCGGAAGATGTTAGCAAGTTATGTCAACATCACATCAGCTTATTTGGTGAAGCTCCATTTAAAGAGTATTGGTTTATTACCCATTTACTCGCCAACGGCTTCGGTGGTTTAGAACACAAAAACTCTACTATTTTACAAGCAGGTCGTTTCGATTTACCCAACCCGCAACAGTCGTCATCACAGCGTTCTGAAGATTATAGAACCTTCTTAAGTTTATGTTCACATGAATATTTTCACGCCTGGAATGTTTGTCGTATAAAGCCAAAAGAATTTGTTCCTTACAATTTAAAACAAGAAAGCTACACCAAGCAGTTATGGGCTTTCGAAGGAATTACCTCTTATTACGATGACTTTTCACTTTTCCGCACAGGCATCATTAACTTCGATGAGTATTTGGCAATAATAGCGAAAAATTCTACACGAGTTAATCGCGGTGTAGGTGAGTTAAAGCAAAGCATAACCGCTTCAAGCTTTGACGCTTGGACCAAGTTTTATCAACAAGGCCCTGATGCGGTTAATAATATTGTTAGCTACTACGCTAAGGGCGCAATTATTGCGTTATGGCTAGATTTAACTATTCGCAGTAAATCAAATGGCCAGTATAGTTTAGACACTTTAATGCGAGAGTTATGGATACATTTTGGTCGCACCAATATCGGCACCAGTGAAGAAGACTTCATTAATATTGCCAGCATGCTTTGCGGTGAAGATATTTCGTCAATATTTAAACAACACTTATACAGTAATAAACGCATAGATTTAACGGTTGAACTGGCTAATTATGGTATTGAATTGCAACAGCATAAATTCAAAAAGTTAAACAGTTTAGAAACAACCTCTGAGACAAATTTTCACGCTTATATAGGTGCAAATTACAAAGCGCAGCCTTTTGGGTTAATGATCACACAAGTATTAGAAAAATCACCTGCGGCCAAGGCAGGGTTAGCCGTTAACGATGTACTCATTGCGCTTGACGAAGTAAAAGTTACAGAGCAATCGATACAAGCTATCGTTGAACATCAACCTGAAAACAGCGAGCTAACATGCCACTTTTTTAGGGATGACCAACTGTTAAGCTCAACAATAACCGTTATCGACTCACCGTTAGCAGGTATAGCATTCAAGGTCGTTGACGATATTTTAGTGAAGCACTGGCAAGATATTATTCCCAATGGTTAA
- a CDS encoding VOC family protein has translation MINLKRFHHVAYRCKDAKETVEWYQKHLNMELTVAIAENEVPSTKAPDPYMHIFLDAGMGNVLAFFEIPNSPDMGRDENTPTWVQHIALEVEDLDALVSAKNDLQSHGLDVLGPVNHGVFRSIYFFDPNGHRLELAANTGTIEQYAELKRVAPLMVEEWSKTKKAPSHAAWLHQLDD, from the coding sequence ATGATTAATTTAAAACGCTTCCACCACGTGGCTTATCGCTGTAAAGACGCAAAAGAGACTGTCGAGTGGTATCAAAAACATTTAAATATGGAACTCACCGTTGCCATTGCAGAAAATGAAGTACCTTCAACCAAAGCGCCAGATCCCTATATGCATATATTTTTAGATGCAGGCATGGGCAATGTTTTAGCCTTTTTTGAAATTCCAAACTCTCCTGATATGGGCCGCGATGAAAACACGCCAACATGGGTTCAACATATCGCTTTGGAAGTTGAAGATTTAGACGCGTTAGTGTCAGCCAAAAATGATCTGCAGTCACACGGTTTAGATGTATTAGGCCCAGTAAATCATGGTGTGTTTAGATCTATTTATTTCTTCGATCCAAATGGTCATCGCCTAGAGTTAGCGGCAAATACAGGCACAATTGAGCAATATGCCGAGCTTAAAAGGGTTGCACCACTCATGGTTGAAGAATGGTCAAAAACTAAAAAAGCGCCATCTCATGCAGCTTGGTTACACCAACTAGATGACTAA